In Lates calcarifer isolate ASB-BC8 linkage group LG4, TLL_Latcal_v3, whole genome shotgun sequence, a genomic segment contains:
- the gpt gene encoding alanine aminotransferase 2-like isoform X1, whose protein sequence is MSAARMQFLSPRNARLLSRGRDALLAGGGGGGGGGPRVRSLTSPPLSSSSPGRALSSLSATRRGLPQEKMSENGMVSRAKVLTIDTMNPTVKKVEYAVRGPIVQRAVELERELSEGMKKPFAEVIKANIGDAHAMGQQPITFFRQVLALCSYPELLNDSTFPEDAKSRAHRILQSCGGNSMGSYSASQGIDSVRQDVARYIERRDGGVPCDPDDIYLTTGASDGIVTMLKLLVCGEGAARTGVMISIPQYPLYSAALAELGAVQINYYLNEETCWSLDIGELQRALDEARQYCNPRALCIINPGNPTGQVQSRECIEDVIRFAAKERLFLMADEVYQDNVYAEGCQFHSFKKVLFEMGPEYSNTVELASFHSTSKCYMGECGFRGGYMEIINMDDEVKAQLTKLVSVRLCPPVPGQALMDLVVNPPQPGEPSYDNFIKERTATLSALAQKAKLTEQVLNTVQGISCNPVQGAMYSFPRITIPEKAIKEATDKGQQPDMFYCMKMLEETGICLVPGSGFGQKDGTYHFRMTILPPNDKLQILLNKVKEFHQRFTQQYS, encoded by the exons ATGTCAGCCGCACGGATGCAGTTCCTATCACCCAGAAACGCCCGGCTTTTGAGCCGGGGCCGAGACGCGTTGTTAgccggcggcggcggcggtggtggtggtggtcccAGGGTCCGCTCACTGACCTCTCCccctttgtcctcctcctctcccggCAGAGCTTTATCGAGTCTGAGTGCGACACGGCGTGGGCTGCCCCAAGAGAAAATGTCCGAAAATGGAATGGTGTCCCGGGCCAAGGTGTTGACCATCGACACCATGAACCCCACAGTGAAGAAGGTGGAGTACGCCGTGCGGGGGCCCATCGTGCAGCGGGCTGTGGAGCTGGAGAGGGAGCTCTCAGAG GGAATGAAGAAGCCATTTGCAGAGGTCATCAAGGCCAACATTGGTGACGCTCATGCTATGGGACAGCAGCCAATCACTTTCTTCCGACAG GTCTTGGCGCTATGCTCCTACCCTGAACTGCTGAATGACAGTACATTCCCAGAGGATGCTAAAAGTAGAGCACACCGCATTCTGCAGTCCTGTGGAGGGAACAGTATgg GCTCCTACAGTGCCAGTCAGGGCATAGACTCTGTGCGTCAGGATGTGGCTCGCTACATTGAGCGAAGGGATGGTGGTGTGCCCTGTGACCCAGACGACATTTACCTCACCACAGGGGCCAGCGACGGCATTGTG ACCATGCTGAAGTTGCTGGTGTGTGGGGAAGGTGCGGCCCGTACAGGCGTCATGATCTCCATACCTCAGTATCCCCTGTATTCGGCTGCGCTGGCCGAACTCGGCGCTGTGCAGATTAACTATTACCTAAATGAGGAAACATGCTGGAGCCTGGACATCGGCGAGTTGCAGCGGGCTCTGGATGAAGCTCGGCAATACTGCAACCCCCGAGCCCTGTGCATCATCAACCCCGGAAACCCCACCG GTCAGGTTCAGAGCAGAGAGTGCATTGAGGATGTAATCCGATTTGCAGCAAAGGAGCGTCTCTTCCTCATGGCTGATGAG GTGTACCAGGATAACGTGTACGCTGAGGGTTGCCAGTTCCACTCTTTTAAGAAGGTTCTGTTTGAGATGGGGCCAGAGTACTCGAATACAGTGGAACTGGCGTCCTTCCACTCCACTTCCAAGTGTTACATGGGAGA GTGTGGTTTCCGCGGAGGCTACATGGAGATTATCAACATGGACGATGAGGTGAAGGCCCAGCTGACTAAGCTGGTGTCGGTCCGTCTGTGTCCTCCTGTTCCTGGTCAGGCTCTAATGGACCTGGTGGTCAACCCTCCGCAGCCTGGAGAGCCTTCATATGACAACTTCATCAAG GAGCGCACAGCTACCTTAAGTGCCTTGGCACAGAAGGCCAAGCTTACAGAGCAGGTTCTCAATACAGTGCAAGGCATCAGCTGCAATCCTGTGCAGGGTGCCATGTACTCCTTCCCTCGCATAACCATCCCTGAAAAAGCCATTAAAGAGGCCACG GACAAAGGTCAGCAGCCAGATATGTTTTACTGCATGAAGATGCTGGAGGAGACTGGGATCTGCCTCGTACCTGGAAGCGGCTTCGGCCAGAAGGATGGAACCTACCACTTCAG AATGACCATCTTGCCACCAAATGACAAGCTGCAGATCCTGCTGAACAAAGTCAAGGAGTTCCACCAGAGATTCACCCAGCAGTATTCTTAA
- the gpt gene encoding alanine aminotransferase 2-like isoform X2, whose protein sequence is MSAARMQFLSPRNARLLSRGRDALLAGGGGGGGGGPRVRSLTSPPLSSSSPGRALSSLSATRRGLPQEKMSENGMVSRAKVLTIDTMNPTVKKVEYAVRGPIVQRAVELERELSEGMKKPFAEVIKANIGDAHAMGQQPITFFRQVLALCSYPELLNDSTFPEDAKSRAHRILQSCGGNSMGSYSASQGIDSVRQDVARYIERRDGGVPCDPDDIYLTTGASDGIVTMLKLLVCGEGAARTGVMISIPQYPLYSAALAELGAVQINYYLNEETCWSLDIGELQRALDEARQYCNPRALCIINPGNPTGQVQSRECIEDVIRFAAKERLFLMADEVYQDNVYAEGCQFHSFKKVLFEMGPEYSNTVELASFHSTSKCYMGECGFRGGYMEIINMDDEVKAQLTKLVSVRLCPPVPGQALMDLVVNPPQPGEPSYDNFIKERTATLSALAQKAKLTEQVLNTVQGISCNPVQGAMYSFPRITIPEKAIKEATDKGQQPDMFYCMKMLEETGICLVPGSGFGQKDGTYHFRKSVT, encoded by the exons ATGTCAGCCGCACGGATGCAGTTCCTATCACCCAGAAACGCCCGGCTTTTGAGCCGGGGCCGAGACGCGTTGTTAgccggcggcggcggcggtggtggtggtggtcccAGGGTCCGCTCACTGACCTCTCCccctttgtcctcctcctctcccggCAGAGCTTTATCGAGTCTGAGTGCGACACGGCGTGGGCTGCCCCAAGAGAAAATGTCCGAAAATGGAATGGTGTCCCGGGCCAAGGTGTTGACCATCGACACCATGAACCCCACAGTGAAGAAGGTGGAGTACGCCGTGCGGGGGCCCATCGTGCAGCGGGCTGTGGAGCTGGAGAGGGAGCTCTCAGAG GGAATGAAGAAGCCATTTGCAGAGGTCATCAAGGCCAACATTGGTGACGCTCATGCTATGGGACAGCAGCCAATCACTTTCTTCCGACAG GTCTTGGCGCTATGCTCCTACCCTGAACTGCTGAATGACAGTACATTCCCAGAGGATGCTAAAAGTAGAGCACACCGCATTCTGCAGTCCTGTGGAGGGAACAGTATgg GCTCCTACAGTGCCAGTCAGGGCATAGACTCTGTGCGTCAGGATGTGGCTCGCTACATTGAGCGAAGGGATGGTGGTGTGCCCTGTGACCCAGACGACATTTACCTCACCACAGGGGCCAGCGACGGCATTGTG ACCATGCTGAAGTTGCTGGTGTGTGGGGAAGGTGCGGCCCGTACAGGCGTCATGATCTCCATACCTCAGTATCCCCTGTATTCGGCTGCGCTGGCCGAACTCGGCGCTGTGCAGATTAACTATTACCTAAATGAGGAAACATGCTGGAGCCTGGACATCGGCGAGTTGCAGCGGGCTCTGGATGAAGCTCGGCAATACTGCAACCCCCGAGCCCTGTGCATCATCAACCCCGGAAACCCCACCG GTCAGGTTCAGAGCAGAGAGTGCATTGAGGATGTAATCCGATTTGCAGCAAAGGAGCGTCTCTTCCTCATGGCTGATGAG GTGTACCAGGATAACGTGTACGCTGAGGGTTGCCAGTTCCACTCTTTTAAGAAGGTTCTGTTTGAGATGGGGCCAGAGTACTCGAATACAGTGGAACTGGCGTCCTTCCACTCCACTTCCAAGTGTTACATGGGAGA GTGTGGTTTCCGCGGAGGCTACATGGAGATTATCAACATGGACGATGAGGTGAAGGCCCAGCTGACTAAGCTGGTGTCGGTCCGTCTGTGTCCTCCTGTTCCTGGTCAGGCTCTAATGGACCTGGTGGTCAACCCTCCGCAGCCTGGAGAGCCTTCATATGACAACTTCATCAAG GAGCGCACAGCTACCTTAAGTGCCTTGGCACAGAAGGCCAAGCTTACAGAGCAGGTTCTCAATACAGTGCAAGGCATCAGCTGCAATCCTGTGCAGGGTGCCATGTACTCCTTCCCTCGCATAACCATCCCTGAAAAAGCCATTAAAGAGGCCACG GACAAAGGTCAGCAGCCAGATATGTTTTACTGCATGAAGATGCTGGAGGAGACTGGGATCTGCCTCGTACCTGGAAGCGGCTTCGGCCAGAAGGATGGAACCTACCACTTCAG aaAATCTGTGACATGA
- the gpt gene encoding alanine aminotransferase 2-like isoform X4: MSENGMVSRAKVLTIDTMNPTVKKVEYAVRGPIVQRAVELERELSEGMKKPFAEVIKANIGDAHAMGQQPITFFRQVLALCSYPELLNDSTFPEDAKSRAHRILQSCGGNSMGSYSASQGIDSVRQDVARYIERRDGGVPCDPDDIYLTTGASDGIVTMLKLLVCGEGAARTGVMISIPQYPLYSAALAELGAVQINYYLNEETCWSLDIGELQRALDEARQYCNPRALCIINPGNPTGQVQSRECIEDVIRFAAKERLFLMADEVYQDNVYAEGCQFHSFKKVLFEMGPEYSNTVELASFHSTSKCYMGECGFRGGYMEIINMDDEVKAQLTKLVSVRLCPPVPGQALMDLVVNPPQPGEPSYDNFIKERTATLSALAQKAKLTEQVLNTVQGISCNPVQGAMYSFPRITIPEKAIKEATDKGQQPDMFYCMKMLEETGICLVPGSGFGQKDGTYHFRMTILPPNDKLQILLNKVKEFHQRFTQQYS, from the exons ATGTCCGAAAATGGAATGGTGTCCCGGGCCAAGGTGTTGACCATCGACACCATGAACCCCACAGTGAAGAAGGTGGAGTACGCCGTGCGGGGGCCCATCGTGCAGCGGGCTGTGGAGCTGGAGAGGGAGCTCTCAGAG GGAATGAAGAAGCCATTTGCAGAGGTCATCAAGGCCAACATTGGTGACGCTCATGCTATGGGACAGCAGCCAATCACTTTCTTCCGACAG GTCTTGGCGCTATGCTCCTACCCTGAACTGCTGAATGACAGTACATTCCCAGAGGATGCTAAAAGTAGAGCACACCGCATTCTGCAGTCCTGTGGAGGGAACAGTATgg GCTCCTACAGTGCCAGTCAGGGCATAGACTCTGTGCGTCAGGATGTGGCTCGCTACATTGAGCGAAGGGATGGTGGTGTGCCCTGTGACCCAGACGACATTTACCTCACCACAGGGGCCAGCGACGGCATTGTG ACCATGCTGAAGTTGCTGGTGTGTGGGGAAGGTGCGGCCCGTACAGGCGTCATGATCTCCATACCTCAGTATCCCCTGTATTCGGCTGCGCTGGCCGAACTCGGCGCTGTGCAGATTAACTATTACCTAAATGAGGAAACATGCTGGAGCCTGGACATCGGCGAGTTGCAGCGGGCTCTGGATGAAGCTCGGCAATACTGCAACCCCCGAGCCCTGTGCATCATCAACCCCGGAAACCCCACCG GTCAGGTTCAGAGCAGAGAGTGCATTGAGGATGTAATCCGATTTGCAGCAAAGGAGCGTCTCTTCCTCATGGCTGATGAG GTGTACCAGGATAACGTGTACGCTGAGGGTTGCCAGTTCCACTCTTTTAAGAAGGTTCTGTTTGAGATGGGGCCAGAGTACTCGAATACAGTGGAACTGGCGTCCTTCCACTCCACTTCCAAGTGTTACATGGGAGA GTGTGGTTTCCGCGGAGGCTACATGGAGATTATCAACATGGACGATGAGGTGAAGGCCCAGCTGACTAAGCTGGTGTCGGTCCGTCTGTGTCCTCCTGTTCCTGGTCAGGCTCTAATGGACCTGGTGGTCAACCCTCCGCAGCCTGGAGAGCCTTCATATGACAACTTCATCAAG GAGCGCACAGCTACCTTAAGTGCCTTGGCACAGAAGGCCAAGCTTACAGAGCAGGTTCTCAATACAGTGCAAGGCATCAGCTGCAATCCTGTGCAGGGTGCCATGTACTCCTTCCCTCGCATAACCATCCCTGAAAAAGCCATTAAAGAGGCCACG GACAAAGGTCAGCAGCCAGATATGTTTTACTGCATGAAGATGCTGGAGGAGACTGGGATCTGCCTCGTACCTGGAAGCGGCTTCGGCCAGAAGGATGGAACCTACCACTTCAG AATGACCATCTTGCCACCAAATGACAAGCTGCAGATCCTGCTGAACAAAGTCAAGGAGTTCCACCAGAGATTCACCCAGCAGTATTCTTAA
- the c1ql3b gene encoding complement C1q-like protein 3b — protein MIATGVCGVALVLVLVVLIPVVVNSAGTPARYEMLGSCQMVCDSHGTAATATAKSTNPIKDNRLVQSLPTFIQGPQGEPGRAGRMGPRGPVGEPGPPGPAGPPGERGAPGPPGPPGANGPNGAISAATYNTVPKIAFYAGLKKQHEGYEVLKFDDVVTNLGNHYDPATGKFTCSIPGIYFFVYHVLMRGGDGTSMWADLCKNNQVRASAIAQDADQNYDYASNSVVLHLEPGDEIYIKLDGGKAHGGNNNKYSTFSGFMLYAD, from the exons ATGATCGCAACTGGTGTTTGTGGCGTCGCGCTGGTGCTGGTGTTGGTGGTGCTGATCCCTGTCGTGGTGAACTCCGCCGGGACCCCTGCCCGCTACGAGATGCTCGGGTCTTGTCAAATGGTGTGCGACTCCCACGGGACCGCGGCTACGGCCACCGCCAAGTCGACCAACCCGATCAAAGACAACCGGTTGGTCCAGTCGCTTCCGACGTTCATCCAGGGTCCTCAAGGAGAGCCGGGGCGCGCGGGGAGGATGGGTCCGAGGGGTCCGGTTGGCGAGCCCGGCCCACCCGGACCAGCTGGTCCACCCGGGGAGAGAGGGGCACCGGGCCCCCCGGGTCCACCCGGAGCAAATGGGCCCAACGGTGCCATCAGCGCTGCCACTTACAACACGGTCCCAAAGATTGCGTTTTATGCAGGACTGAAGAAGCAGCATGAGGGATATGAGGTGCTGAAATTCGACGACGTGGTCACAAATCTTGGCAACCACTACGACCCCGCCACAGGGAAATTCACCTGCTCGATACCCGGGATTTACTTCTTTGTTTACCATGTGCTGATGCGAGGCGGAGATGGAACCAGCATGTGGGCTGACCTCTGTAAAAACAACCAG GTGAGAGCCAGTGCCATCGCTCAAGACGCCGACCAGAACTACGACTACGCCAGCAACAGCGTCGTCCTACACCTCGAGCCCGGGGACGAGATTTACATCAAACTGGACGGCGGGAAGGCGCACGGgggcaacaacaacaagtaCAGCACCTTCTCCGGCTTCATGTTGTACGCTGATTGA